One window of the Leptospira koniambonensis genome contains the following:
- a CDS encoding acyltransferase family protein, with amino-acid sequence MKEYFLGIFRADDKEIAPFNGLRTLCFFMLIYGHMYRSMQVLIPEMHPYWQNFLNNGSICLDMFFSLSGFLIATPLFAEIDKKGTINWKFFYIKRALRIIPPYYFFIILQYFIFIPSLIKNSPPELAEQFRAYSHRIWYDIFYISDYAKGTIFHGWSLSLEEQFYIIFPIFLLLIFSRIPEKFRLSLLVTVTLFPLVYRTIFAYTVLFKAPASDVITLYNNNFYYPFHGHIDSILYGIVFAYIFSFRKHWLEWFFNSGKLGTVLHVLTLLTILIYTIFIDEFKAGVHQIIRFPSFALLWILVFIFAMRKEDPIGRFLSWKIFFPFAKLSYCAYLIHVVAMVPISRKLLFMDKKLEQHEFLLYSVPVGLFVFFCAYFYYLLTERPFTILKDKLISRYKAKVTSEVFREELNKAAS; translated from the coding sequence ATGAAAGAGTATTTCCTGGGAATATTCCGTGCAGACGACAAAGAAATAGCGCCATTCAACGGGCTCAGGACTCTCTGCTTTTTTATGCTGATATATGGACATATGTATCGGTCCATGCAGGTATTAATACCGGAAATGCATCCGTATTGGCAGAATTTTCTAAATAATGGTTCAATTTGTTTAGATATGTTCTTTAGTCTAAGCGGATTTTTGATAGCTACCCCGTTATTTGCAGAGATAGATAAAAAAGGAACGATCAATTGGAAGTTCTTTTATATAAAAAGAGCATTAAGGATCATTCCTCCTTATTACTTTTTCATTATATTGCAATATTTCATTTTTATACCAAGCCTAATCAAAAATTCTCCTCCCGAGTTAGCAGAACAGTTTAGAGCATACTCCCATAGGATCTGGTATGATATATTTTATATCTCTGATTATGCAAAAGGAACCATCTTCCATGGCTGGTCCCTTTCGCTTGAAGAACAATTCTATATAATATTCCCTATCTTTCTCTTATTAATATTCAGCAGAATTCCTGAAAAATTTAGGCTTAGCTTACTCGTAACTGTTACCTTATTCCCTCTTGTATATCGGACAATTTTCGCCTACACCGTTCTATTCAAGGCGCCTGCTTCGGATGTTATAACATTATATAATAATAATTTCTATTATCCTTTCCACGGTCATATTGATTCAATTTTGTATGGAATAGTCTTCGCATACATATTCAGTTTTCGTAAACATTGGCTGGAGTGGTTCTTTAATTCTGGGAAGCTTGGAACAGTATTGCATGTTCTCACTTTGCTAACAATTTTAATATATACAATTTTTATCGATGAATTCAAAGCCGGCGTTCACCAAATCATTCGTTTTCCAAGTTTCGCTTTGCTTTGGATCTTGGTTTTTATTTTTGCAATGCGAAAAGAAGATCCTATTGGAAGATTTCTTTCTTGGAAAATTTTCTTCCCATTCGCTAAATTATCTTACTGCGCCTATCTTATCCATGTAGTCGCAATGGTGCCGATTTCTAGAAAACTTTTATTCATGGATAAAAAATTAGAACAACATGAATTCTTACTCTATTCTGTTCCTGTAGGATTATTTGTATTCTTCTGCGCGTATTTTTACTATCTTCTTACCGAAAGACCGTTTACAATTCTCAAAGATAAATTGATTTCCAGATATAAAGCAAAAGTCACATCAGAAGTATTCAGGGAAGAATTGAACAAGGCTGCTTCTTAA
- a CDS encoding STAS domain-containing protein encodes MEITVQGDIHIIKISGSILQSDSEELDRNLSDHNFEPSPKIIIDLTEVSHICSTALGILVSYKKKFNSAEGDIIIVVNDDDLLQLFEITMLDKVFKVLPTIEDAFDEFKLGN; translated from the coding sequence ATGGAAATAACGGTTCAAGGCGATATCCACATCATCAAAATTTCCGGATCAATTCTGCAATCCGACAGCGAGGAACTGGACCGCAATCTGAGCGACCATAATTTCGAACCTTCTCCTAAGATCATAATCGATCTTACAGAGGTAAGTCATATTTGCTCAACTGCGTTGGGGATCCTAGTCTCCTACAAAAAAAAGTTCAACTCCGCAGAGGGAGATATCATCATCGTAGTAAATGATGACGATCTTCTCCAACTATTCGAGATCACAATGTTGGACAAAGTGTTTAAAGTTCTTCCTACAATCGAAGATGCTTTTGACGAGTTCAAATTGGGAAATTGA
- the rdgB gene encoding RdgB/HAM1 family non-canonical purine NTP pyrophosphatase, with amino-acid sequence MKSLSLASNNSHKVREIRAILSPLGFTLSTPKELGIDFGPEETGKTFTENALLKARELFSLSKLPSLADDSGICVETLGGEPGVYSARFGGEGLDDEGRARLLLEKMRGEKNRNAKYVCVIALVTSEGEFTFEGECPGLISDTYDTSGNGFGYDPIFYYPPFSAHFSQVSDEKKNSVSHRKKALDELVKYLKAYSQN; translated from the coding sequence TTGAAATCCCTTTCTTTAGCTTCTAACAATTCCCATAAAGTTCGCGAAATTCGAGCCATCCTTTCTCCTTTAGGGTTCACATTATCAACCCCAAAGGAGTTAGGGATCGATTTCGGTCCGGAAGAAACTGGTAAAACTTTTACCGAGAACGCACTTCTCAAAGCCAGGGAATTATTCTCTCTTTCTAAACTTCCTTCCTTAGCAGACGATTCGGGGATCTGTGTAGAAACTCTCGGTGGAGAACCTGGAGTCTATTCAGCTCGTTTCGGCGGAGAAGGTTTAGATGATGAGGGAAGAGCAAGGCTTCTCCTGGAAAAGATGAGAGGAGAAAAAAATCGAAACGCAAAATACGTATGTGTGATCGCGTTAGTCACTTCGGAAGGAGAGTTTACTTTCGAAGGAGAATGTCCTGGATTAATTTCTGATACTTATGATACTAGTGGAAATGGGTTCGGATACGATCCAATTTTTTATTACCCTCCCTTCTCCGCTCATTTTTCCCAAGTCTCAGATGAGAAAAAGAATTCAGTTTCTCATCGCAAAAAAGCCTTGGATGAGTTAGTGAAATACCTGAAAGCATATTCACAAAACTGA
- a CDS encoding DUF1574 domain-containing protein: MLSKLSGILIAVSFFIILEIIIHIVPTYYMEEPEPFFVNYKRETLESGKGTADVIILGDSRSMTLEGVSKGEGHESSVYNHSLPGMGPRYYRYFLQKYLEYGNQKPKLLLFAGSQPLYSEGYGFPLYDPSGGKAQHNETISQYANRRWNEGLKNWFFSVEEEKKNLNTDDTFLWDFFGQRYLHQFSFLELYGQFEGIESIFILSKAAPLIYKTFKYRRAVRNAMTASNWKSAGGEADWVKMCSSCEAIESGLCAPSSSQLEDNLRIKEWLDTYHGKYNISNRMNPIMMFQGKEYVKAKTQETGSLAKDFKPNFAPLIDLIEFCEQNGIKFGFLYMPGISEIENRPLAQKVRTELLTLLKTRPTVGFFDFPEYKYSKDYFVDLIHLDCRGETKLNHEFKNIVLPQVDRFLKEEVRK; encoded by the coding sequence TTGCTTTCTAAGTTGTCCGGGATCCTGATAGCGGTTTCCTTTTTTATAATATTAGAAATTATAATACATATTGTTCCAACTTATTATATGGAAGAGCCGGAGCCGTTTTTCGTAAATTATAAGCGAGAAACTTTAGAGTCCGGAAAAGGAACAGCAGATGTTATCATCCTTGGCGACTCCAGAAGTATGACGTTAGAAGGAGTCAGCAAAGGAGAAGGCCATGAATCTTCTGTTTACAATCATAGTCTTCCAGGAATGGGTCCTAGATATTATCGTTATTTTTTACAAAAATATCTAGAATACGGAAACCAAAAACCGAAATTACTTTTGTTCGCAGGAAGCCAGCCATTATATTCAGAAGGTTACGGATTTCCTCTTTATGATCCGTCCGGTGGAAAAGCCCAACATAACGAAACAATCTCACAGTACGCCAACAGACGCTGGAACGAAGGACTGAAAAATTGGTTCTTTAGTGTTGAAGAAGAGAAAAAGAATCTTAATACAGACGATACCTTCCTCTGGGATTTTTTTGGCCAAAGATATTTACATCAATTCTCCTTTTTAGAATTATACGGCCAGTTCGAAGGTATTGAAAGTATATTCATTCTTTCTAAAGCAGCTCCGCTTATCTATAAAACTTTTAAATATCGTCGTGCTGTAAGAAACGCAATGACCGCCTCCAACTGGAAATCTGCAGGTGGAGAAGCTGATTGGGTTAAAATGTGTTCTTCATGTGAAGCAATCGAATCAGGTCTATGCGCTCCTTCTTCATCTCAATTAGAAGATAATCTTCGGATCAAAGAATGGTTAGATACATATCACGGAAAATATAATATTTCCAATCGAATGAATCCGATAATGATGTTTCAGGGAAAAGAATACGTTAAGGCAAAAACCCAAGAAACCGGAAGTTTAGCAAAGGATTTTAAACCTAATTTTGCCCCATTGATCGATTTGATCGAATTCTGCGAACAAAACGGCATCAAATTCGGATTCCTTTATATGCCTGGGATTTCAGAGATCGAGAATAGACCTTTAGCTCAAAAGGTAAGAACTGAGCTCTTAACTCTATTAAAAACAAGACCTACAGTTGGTTTTTTCGATTTTCCTGAATACAAATATTCCAAGGACTACTTTGTGGATTTGATCCATCTAGATTGTAGAGGAGAAACTAAACTCAATCATGAGTTCAAAAACATAGTTCTCCCGCAAGTTGATCGTTTCTTAAAAGAAGAAGTACGAAAATAA